A part of Solicola gregarius genomic DNA contains:
- a CDS encoding ABC transporter substrate-binding protein, translating into MRLKKTALALACVSLVGVAACGGGDDDSSGGPGDLEGSDEAGAAGGEIIEAKAPAPEVEGATEGGTATVIADVAPTTLDPTRAYYTDSTAILSSLVTRSLTQYRYNPDTKQMELVPDLATDTGTPNEDFTEWTWTLRDGLKYEDGSEVKAEDVAYAIMRSFAIEELPDGPTYNTQFFLDGDKYQGPFKDGTDYKGVVVDGNKITIKMAKPFGDMPYYASFPQFTAIPESADKNPDEYGNHPLSTGPYKFEDYKQGQYLKLSKNENWDPATDNTRHQFVDDWDFQWGQDQAAMDQTMLDDQGTAQTTFSYTNVAPAVYQQAKDSGRLAEGTSPCTYMWYIDMTKIKDLKIRQALSWAFPYDGFWKADGKVPGVTMREATSLLPPGTAGRKEFESPEGQDGYTTDPEKAKALLKEAGAEGYEIKFPYERDDKQKVAGMEVIKQSLEESGFKVTPIASTTDAIRDVLSDYDNGANVQYQGWCSDWPSGSSWFPAQWDGRLVGLEGRPNVANFDVPEMDKLQDKILKMGPEEAAPEWGNFDEKMMTEYQPAIPIGYSGVAVLRGSKIGGMAIDNVRGNPYFSNIYVKQ; encoded by the coding sequence GATCTGGAGGGCTCGGACGAGGCCGGCGCTGCCGGCGGCGAGATCATCGAGGCCAAGGCGCCGGCTCCAGAGGTGGAGGGCGCGACCGAGGGTGGCACCGCGACGGTGATCGCCGACGTCGCTCCGACGACCCTCGACCCGACGCGGGCGTACTACACCGACTCGACGGCGATCCTGTCGAGCCTGGTCACCCGCTCACTGACGCAGTATCGCTACAACCCCGACACCAAGCAGATGGAGCTCGTCCCCGACTTGGCGACCGATACCGGTACGCCGAACGAGGACTTCACCGAGTGGACCTGGACCCTTCGGGACGGTTTGAAGTACGAGGATGGCTCCGAGGTGAAGGCCGAGGACGTCGCGTACGCGATCATGCGGTCGTTCGCGATCGAGGAGCTTCCGGACGGGCCTACGTACAACACGCAGTTCTTCCTGGACGGCGACAAGTACCAGGGCCCGTTCAAGGACGGCACCGACTACAAGGGTGTCGTGGTCGACGGCAACAAGATCACCATCAAGATGGCGAAGCCGTTCGGTGACATGCCGTACTACGCGTCGTTCCCACAGTTCACCGCGATCCCGGAGAGCGCCGACAAGAACCCGGACGAGTACGGCAACCATCCGTTGTCGACCGGTCCGTACAAGTTCGAGGACTACAAGCAGGGCCAGTACCTCAAGCTGTCCAAGAACGAGAACTGGGACCCCGCAACGGACAACACCCGGCACCAGTTCGTCGACGACTGGGACTTCCAGTGGGGCCAGGACCAGGCCGCCATGGACCAGACCATGCTCGACGACCAGGGCACGGCGCAGACGACGTTCAGCTACACCAACGTCGCGCCGGCGGTCTACCAGCAGGCGAAGGACTCCGGTCGCCTGGCCGAGGGCACGTCGCCGTGTACCTACATGTGGTACATCGATATGACCAAGATCAAGGACCTCAAGATCCGGCAGGCGCTGTCCTGGGCGTTCCCGTACGACGGCTTCTGGAAGGCCGACGGCAAGGTTCCCGGCGTCACGATGCGTGAGGCGACCAGCCTGCTGCCCCCGGGCACGGCGGGCCGCAAGGAGTTCGAGAGCCCCGAGGGCCAGGACGGTTACACGACCGACCCGGAGAAGGCGAAGGCACTGCTCAAGGAGGCCGGAGCCGAGGGGTACGAGATCAAGTTCCCGTACGAGCGCGACGACAAGCAGAAGGTCGCCGGTATGGAGGTCATCAAGCAGTCGCTCGAGGAGTCCGGCTTCAAGGTGACGCCGATCGCCTCGACGACCGACGCGATCCGCGACGTCCTCTCGGACTACGACAACGGTGCGAACGTCCAGTACCAGGGCTGGTGCTCGGACTGGCCGTCGGGCAGCTCGTGGTTCCCGGCTCAGTGGGACGGCCGACTGGTCGGTCTCGAAGGACGGCCGAACGTCGCGAACTTCGACGTGCCCGAGATGGACAAGCTGCAGGACAAGATCCTGAAGATGGGTCCGGAAGAGGCGGCTCCCGAGTGGGGCAACTTCGACGAGAAGATGATGACGGAGTACCAGCCGGCCATCCCGATCGGTTACTCGGGAGTGGCGGTGCTGCGCGGCAGCAAGATCGGTGGCATGGCCATCGACAACGTGCGCGGCAACCCGTACTTCTCGAACATCTACGTGAAGCAGTGA
- a CDS encoding ABC transporter permease: MFGYIVRRVIAGLLVLLVISFGVYLFFYYGPTDPAMAYCPKAGCSGEDLARIRDNLGLDEPVLQQYGEYLKGIFVGRDITNGANVIHCGAPCLGRSFKYSVMVTPYLWDLFPATLSIALGSAVVFLTIGVTIGVISARKRGTALDRGLVGTAMLVTAMPYYLVALLAFLYLFSSWGLFPEPGYYPITEDGPVAWFKGLLLPWLALGLFTSTAYARYSRGSMIEALGEDYVRTARAKGLRDRTVALKHGLRAAVVPVVTIFGLDFAAILAGTIFTEKIFQVHGLGLQALESIRNQDLPIVSATVLFAAACVVLMNILVDLAYAVLDPRVRL; the protein is encoded by the coding sequence GTGTTCGGTTACATCGTGCGACGCGTGATCGCGGGCCTGCTGGTGCTGCTCGTGATCTCCTTCGGCGTCTACCTCTTCTTCTACTACGGGCCGACGGATCCGGCCATGGCGTACTGCCCGAAGGCGGGCTGTAGCGGCGAGGACCTCGCGCGCATTCGTGACAACCTCGGCCTCGACGAGCCCGTGCTGCAGCAGTACGGCGAGTACCTCAAGGGCATCTTCGTCGGCCGCGACATCACCAACGGCGCCAACGTGATCCATTGCGGCGCTCCGTGCCTCGGTCGTTCATTCAAGTACAGCGTCATGGTCACGCCGTACCTGTGGGACCTGTTCCCGGCCACCCTGTCGATCGCGCTCGGCTCGGCCGTCGTGTTCCTCACGATCGGTGTGACCATCGGCGTCATCTCCGCTCGCAAGCGCGGCACGGCGCTCGACCGAGGCCTGGTCGGCACGGCGATGCTGGTGACCGCGATGCCGTACTACCTGGTGGCGCTACTCGCATTCCTTTACCTGTTCAGCAGCTGGGGCCTCTTCCCCGAACCCGGGTACTACCCGATCACCGAGGACGGGCCGGTCGCCTGGTTCAAGGGCTTACTGCTTCCGTGGCTCGCACTCGGGTTGTTCACGTCGACTGCGTACGCCCGATATTCGCGCGGCTCGATGATCGAGGCGCTCGGGGAGGACTACGTCCGCACCGCGCGGGCCAAAGGCCTGCGCGACCGTACCGTTGCGCTGAAACACGGGCTGCGCGCCGCCGTCGTACCGGTGGTGACGATCTTCGGTCTCGACTTCGCCGCGATTCTCGCTGGCACCATCTTCACCGAGAAGATCTTCCAGGTTCACGGCCTCGGGCTGCAGGCACTCGAGTCGATCAGGAACCAGGACCTGCCGATCGTGTCGGCGACGGTGCTGTTCGCCGCGGCGTGTGTCGTGCTGATGAACATCCTTGTCGACCTCGCGTACGCCGTTCTCGACCCGAGGGTGCGACTATGA
- a CDS encoding ABC transporter ATP-binding protein, giving the protein MTSEITDPTRNSTLTDPTAVEPTHASDTPYLVVEDLSVSFPTRDGLVKAVSGLSYAVELGKTLGIVGESGSGKSVSSMAVMGLHDLKRTNISGSIRLDDTELVGLPDSRMRQLRGNAAAMIFQDPLTSLHPFFTIGAQIVEAYRTHHPGVGKRKAKIKAIEMLERVGIPQPNRRVDDYPHQFSGGMRQRAMIAMSLVNDPKLLIADEPTTALDVTVQAQILDLLQELQRDFGSAIIMITHDLGVIAEVADDVLVMYGGRCVEYGACREILTHPEMPYTWGLLNSVPDLRGDVDEELNPIPGAPPSLLNLPTGCAFNPRCGYKHLVPGDVCETELPTLEPGSHGAGHLKRCHLRNPEQVLREEEPVITDTVEDAALDAHVEEPAEEGDDE; this is encoded by the coding sequence ATGACGAGTGAGATCACCGATCCGACGAGGAACTCCACATTGACCGACCCGACCGCAGTAGAGCCCACGCACGCCTCCGACACCCCGTACTTGGTCGTCGAGGACCTGAGCGTCAGCTTCCCGACGCGTGACGGCCTGGTGAAGGCCGTCTCCGGGCTCAGCTACGCCGTCGAGCTCGGCAAGACGCTCGGCATCGTCGGCGAGAGCGGCTCGGGCAAGAGCGTCTCGTCGATGGCCGTGATGGGATTGCACGACCTGAAACGTACCAACATCAGCGGCTCGATCCGTCTCGACGACACCGAGTTGGTCGGCCTGCCGGACTCCCGAATGCGCCAGCTGCGCGGCAACGCTGCGGCGATGATCTTCCAGGACCCGCTGACGTCCCTGCACCCGTTCTTCACGATCGGCGCGCAGATCGTCGAGGCGTACCGCACCCACCACCCTGGTGTCGGCAAGCGGAAGGCGAAAATCAAGGCGATCGAGATGCTCGAGCGGGTCGGCATTCCGCAGCCGAACCGCCGCGTCGACGACTACCCGCATCAGTTCTCCGGCGGTATGCGGCAGCGGGCGATGATCGCGATGTCGCTCGTCAACGACCCGAAGCTGCTGATCGCCGACGAGCCGACCACCGCGCTCGATGTGACGGTGCAGGCGCAGATCCTCGACCTGTTGCAGGAGCTGCAGCGCGACTTCGGCTCGGCGATCATCATGATCACCCACGACCTCGGGGTCATCGCCGAGGTGGCCGACGACGTGCTGGTGATGTACGGCGGCCGCTGCGTCGAGTACGGTGCGTGCCGCGAGATCCTGACGCATCCCGAGATGCCGTACACCTGGGGACTATTGAACAGCGTGCCCGATCTGCGCGGCGACGTGGACGAGGAGCTCAACCCGATCCCGGGCGCGCCCCCGAGCCTGCTGAACCTGCCGACGGGCTGTGCGTTCAACCCACGCTGTGGCTACAAGCACCTCGTACCCGGCGACGTCTGTGAGACCGAGCTGCCGACGCTGGAACCCGGCAGCCATGGCGCGGGCCACCTGAAGCGTTGTCACCTGCGCAACCCTGAGCAGGTGCTTCGCGAGGAGGAGCCCGTGATCACCGATACGGTCGAGGACGCAGCATTGGATGCACACGTGGAAGAGCCTGCCGAGGAGGGCGACGATGAGTGA
- a CDS encoding ABC transporter ATP-binding protein: MSEAHTPLLEVKDLVKYFPVKSSGLIRRTIGQVQAVDGINFELGAGESLGLVGESGCGKSTTGRVLTKLYEPTSGQIMFEGTDLAPLSSKQMLPYRKDIQLIFQDPYSSLNPRHTVGTIVATPLRVHSVVPEKKIMDRVKELLEVVGLNPEHYNRYPSEFSGGQRQRIGIARALALQPKLMIADEPVSALDVSIQAQVINLLQGLQKEFNIAFLFIAHDLAVVRHFCPRIAVMYLGKIVEIGDREDIYNNPHHPYTQALLSAVPDVKQAEVGGRRERIMLEGDVPSPINPPSGCRFRTRCWKAQDICAREEPPLLQIGGPHQAACHFAAPMGEEHGTPVRASA, encoded by the coding sequence ATGAGTGAGGCGCACACCCCGCTGCTCGAGGTAAAGGACCTGGTGAAGTACTTCCCGGTCAAGTCGAGCGGTCTGATCCGGCGCACGATCGGTCAGGTACAGGCCGTCGACGGCATCAACTTCGAACTCGGTGCCGGCGAGTCGCTCGGCCTCGTCGGAGAGTCGGGATGCGGCAAGTCCACGACCGGTCGGGTGCTGACCAAGCTGTACGAGCCGACGAGCGGCCAGATCATGTTCGAGGGCACGGACCTTGCTCCGCTGTCGAGTAAGCAGATGCTCCCGTACCGCAAGGACATCCAGCTGATCTTCCAGGATCCGTACTCCTCGTTGAACCCGCGGCACACGGTCGGCACGATCGTCGCGACGCCGTTGCGGGTGCACAGCGTGGTGCCGGAGAAGAAGATCATGGACCGGGTCAAGGAGCTGCTCGAGGTCGTCGGCCTCAACCCGGAGCACTACAACCGCTACCCGTCGGAGTTCTCCGGCGGCCAGCGCCAGCGCATCGGCATCGCCCGCGCGCTCGCGCTGCAGCCGAAGCTGATGATCGCCGACGAGCCGGTCTCCGCTCTCGACGTGTCGATCCAGGCGCAGGTGATCAACCTTCTGCAGGGGCTGCAGAAGGAGTTCAACATCGCGTTCCTGTTCATCGCGCACGACCTCGCCGTCGTACGACACTTCTGCCCGCGCATCGCGGTGATGTATCTCGGCAAGATCGTCGAGATCGGCGACCGCGAGGACATCTACAACAACCCGCACCACCCGTACACCCAGGCGCTGCTGTCGGCGGTACCCGACGTGAAGCAGGCCGAGGTGGGCGGCCGGCGGGAGCGGATCATGCTCGAGGGCGACGTGCCGAGCCCGATCAACCCACCGTCGGGCTGCCGGTTCCGTACGCGGTGCTGGAAGGCGCAGGACATCTGCGCCCGCGAGGAGCCGCCGCTGCTTCAGATCGGCGGACCGCACCAGGCCGCCTGCCACTTCGCCGCCCCGATGGGCGAGGAGCACGGTACGCCGGTCCGCGCCTCCGCCTGA
- a CDS encoding ABC transporter permease, with the protein MALAPTDMPDVTTTVATDIQGRSPAQIAFERLRHDKVAVISAAIVAFFVLVAIFAPWIADLFGVGYRTESGAETLDVTTNYGKVGPPVHGFTWEHPLGVAPNSGYDLLGEWLYGARTSIGVAVLATIFSTIVGVVVGLVAGFATGWLDRAINFVIDTFLAFPFVLGALAIAPLIGARWADDAEKLKVASFVSVVFVLTTFGWMVLARLVRGEVLSLREREFVQAARVIGVPQRKILFREVLPNLTAPIIVAVSLGLPAYVSAEAGLAYLGIGMSGVASWGQTINEASGYFGPYPLYLWAPVIGVLLLVLSLNLLGDAVRDAFDPKTRR; encoded by the coding sequence ATGGCGCTCGCGCCGACGGACATGCCCGACGTCACGACGACCGTGGCGACGGACATCCAGGGGCGTTCGCCCGCACAGATTGCGTTCGAACGGCTCCGCCACGACAAGGTGGCCGTCATATCCGCTGCGATCGTGGCGTTCTTCGTGCTGGTCGCGATCTTCGCGCCGTGGATCGCCGACCTGTTCGGCGTCGGCTATCGCACCGAGAGCGGCGCCGAGACGCTCGACGTCACCACCAACTACGGCAAGGTGGGACCACCGGTCCACGGCTTCACCTGGGAGCACCCGCTCGGCGTCGCGCCGAACAGCGGTTACGACCTGCTCGGCGAGTGGCTCTACGGGGCGCGTACCTCGATCGGAGTCGCTGTCCTGGCGACGATCTTCTCGACGATCGTCGGCGTCGTCGTCGGGCTCGTCGCGGGGTTCGCGACCGGCTGGCTCGACCGGGCGATCAACTTCGTGATCGACACCTTCCTCGCGTTTCCGTTCGTGCTGGGTGCGCTCGCCATCGCCCCGCTCATCGGCGCGCGCTGGGCCGATGACGCAGAGAAGCTGAAGGTGGCCAGCTTCGTGTCCGTCGTGTTCGTACTCACGACGTTCGGCTGGATGGTGCTCGCCCGGCTGGTACGCGGCGAGGTGCTGTCGCTGCGCGAGCGCGAGTTCGTGCAGGCGGCCCGAGTGATCGGCGTGCCGCAACGCAAGATCCTGTTCCGCGAGGTACTGCCGAACCTCACCGCTCCGATCATCGTCGCCGTCTCGCTCGGGCTGCCGGCGTATGTCTCCGCCGAGGCCGGCCTGGCGTACCTCGGGATAGGGATGTCTGGCGTTGCGTCGTGGGGTCAGACCATCAATGAGGCATCGGGCTACTTCGGCCCATACCCGCTGTACCTCTGGGCGCCCGTCATCGGCGTCCTGCTGCTCGTGCTGTCGCTCAACCTGCTCGGGGATGCCGTACGCGACGCATTCGACCCGAAGACCAGGCGATGA
- a CDS encoding ABC transporter substrate-binding protein, translated as MRWKRWIAATSAVGLMALAACGGNSDLEGDSEDSINSQSSAATGKDPDAEAPAPPIDGAEEGGTMKVLSTEGMNSIHPQDAYYYNTMSITTGLMFRTLTQYVYRDGQMVLVPDLATDLGQPNEDFTEWTFEIRDGVRWENGDEVTADDVARGIKASFDRDTFTAGPAYANTYFEGGDTYKGLYSDPKTEPEAVTVDGNKVIIKMATPFADMDYFGALPAMSPLPDTDEDPADYARHPMSTGPYKIDSYDIGKKMTLVKNDEWDPNTDPGRHQYVDEYDFDLQIGSSAQIENLILGDQGDAQATISIDNVTQANAAKAKEQDQLVSGASACGYFLNPDYRKVTDINIRKAIGLAFPYEDSWLAEGQIIGTTRAPATMISAPSVPGRIDPPYDVLDNSGQETDTAAAKKLLEKADAVGYELKWVYTGDDPMLVDMKDAMVRSFEEAGFKVSPVKAADDQETSELNQDPDAPVNLRRTSWCADWPSGAVWIPPILSKKYPGSNYAHFTEPDIEKRIDEVQQMPSEDQPEGWAQLEKDAMEKYYPTIPIGYTGAALLEGSRIEGMHVDEVFGNPTWKSMWVASE; from the coding sequence ATGCGATGGAAGAGATGGATCGCCGCGACCAGTGCGGTCGGCCTGATGGCGCTCGCCGCGTGCGGCGGTAACAGCGACCTCGAGGGCGACTCCGAAGACAGCATCAACAGCCAGTCGTCCGCGGCGACGGGCAAGGACCCCGACGCCGAGGCGCCGGCACCGCCGATCGACGGCGCCGAGGAGGGCGGCACCATGAAGGTGCTGTCGACCGAGGGTATGAACTCGATCCACCCGCAGGACGCGTACTACTACAACACGATGTCGATCACGACCGGGTTGATGTTCCGTACGCTCACGCAGTACGTCTACCGCGACGGGCAGATGGTGCTGGTTCCCGACCTCGCGACCGATCTCGGCCAGCCCAACGAAGACTTCACCGAGTGGACGTTCGAGATCCGCGACGGCGTCCGCTGGGAGAACGGCGACGAGGTCACCGCCGACGACGTCGCGCGCGGCATCAAGGCGTCGTTCGACCGCGACACGTTCACGGCCGGCCCGGCGTACGCCAACACGTACTTCGAGGGCGGCGACACGTACAAGGGCCTCTACTCCGACCCGAAGACCGAGCCCGAGGCGGTCACGGTCGACGGCAACAAGGTCATCATCAAGATGGCCACGCCGTTCGCGGATATGGACTACTTCGGTGCGCTGCCCGCGATGAGCCCGCTGCCGGACACCGACGAGGACCCTGCCGACTACGCGCGGCATCCGATGTCGACCGGACCGTACAAGATCGACTCGTACGACATCGGCAAGAAGATGACGCTGGTGAAGAACGACGAATGGGACCCGAACACCGATCCCGGCCGGCACCAGTACGTCGACGAGTACGACTTCGACCTGCAGATCGGTAGCTCCGCCCAGATCGAGAACCTGATCCTCGGCGACCAGGGCGATGCGCAGGCGACGATCAGCATCGACAACGTCACGCAGGCCAACGCGGCAAAGGCGAAGGAGCAGGACCAGCTGGTCTCGGGTGCGAGCGCGTGCGGCTACTTCCTCAACCCGGACTACCGCAAGGTCACCGACATCAACATCCGCAAGGCGATCGGCCTGGCGTTCCCGTACGAGGACTCCTGGCTGGCCGAGGGCCAGATCATCGGTACGACCCGGGCGCCGGCGACGATGATCTCCGCGCCGAGCGTTCCGGGCCGCATCGACCCGCCGTACGACGTGCTCGACAACTCGGGGCAGGAGACCGACACAGCGGCGGCGAAGAAGCTGCTGGAGAAGGCCGATGCGGTCGGGTACGAGCTCAAGTGGGTCTACACGGGTGACGATCCGATGCTGGTCGACATGAAGGACGCGATGGTGCGGTCGTTCGAGGAGGCCGGCTTCAAGGTCTCGCCGGTCAAGGCGGCCGACGACCAGGAGACGTCGGAGCTGAACCAGGATCCGGACGCGCCGGTCAATCTTCGTCGTACCTCCTGGTGCGCGGACTGGCCGTCGGGTGCGGTGTGGATCCCGCCGATCCTCTCCAAGAAGTACCCGGGTTCGAACTACGCGCACTTCACCGAGCCCGACATCGAGAAGCGCATCGACGAGGTCCAGCAGATGCCGAGCGAGGACCAGCCCGAGGGGTGGGCGCAGCTGGAGAAGGACGCGATGGAGAAGTACTACCCGACCATCCCGATCGGCTACACCGGTGCGGCGCTGCTCGAGGGCTCACGGATCGAGGGCATGCACGTCGACGAGGTGTTCGGCAACCCGACCTGGAAGAGCATGTGGGTCGCGTCTGAGTGA
- a CDS encoding ABC transporter permease: protein MFSYVIRRVIGAVLVIVFASMLVFGLFFFGPSDPGRVLCNASSGRCTPEQAERINESLGFNDPVQEQYVVWAKGIFAGREIDIGGSTIECPAPCLGISYQTKEPVTDIVKERMPATISLAIGGAAVFLPLGVLLGVLAARKRGTATDRLLVGSSLLISSVPYYLLALMVYLYLVTQWGWFGSPEYHPITDNPLAWAGGLMLPWLTLGIASSTPYARFSRGSMVEALSEDFVRTARAKGMGERTVLVNHALHAALVPVVTIFGLDMATLLAGTVFTEKIFNIDGMGREALEAVIDDDLPIISATVLLAAVLVVIANVLVDLAYSVIDPRVRLS from the coding sequence TTGTTCAGCTATGTGATCCGCCGGGTGATCGGCGCGGTGCTCGTCATCGTGTTCGCCTCGATGCTGGTGTTCGGGCTGTTCTTCTTCGGTCCGTCCGACCCCGGCCGCGTGTTGTGCAACGCGTCGTCGGGCCGGTGTACGCCGGAGCAGGCCGAGCGCATCAACGAGTCGCTCGGCTTCAACGATCCGGTGCAGGAGCAGTACGTGGTCTGGGCGAAGGGCATCTTCGCCGGGCGTGAGATCGACATCGGCGGTTCGACGATCGAGTGCCCGGCGCCGTGCCTGGGCATCTCGTACCAGACGAAGGAACCCGTCACCGACATCGTGAAGGAGCGGATGCCGGCGACGATCTCGCTCGCGATCGGCGGTGCCGCGGTCTTCCTTCCGCTCGGCGTGCTGCTCGGCGTACTCGCGGCGCGAAAACGGGGTACGGCGACCGACCGGCTGCTGGTTGGGTCGTCGCTGCTGATCAGCTCCGTGCCGTACTACCTGCTCGCGCTGATGGTGTACCTGTACCTCGTGACGCAGTGGGGCTGGTTCGGATCGCCCGAGTACCACCCCATCACCGACAACCCGCTCGCGTGGGCCGGCGGCCTGATGCTGCCGTGGTTGACGCTCGGCATCGCGTCGTCGACTCCGTACGCGAGGTTCAGTCGCGGGTCGATGGTCGAGGCCCTCAGCGAGGACTTCGTACGTACGGCCCGGGCGAAGGGCATGGGTGAACGCACCGTACTCGTCAATCACGCCCTGCACGCCGCGCTGGTACCGGTCGTGACGATCTTCGGGCTCGACATGGCGACGCTGCTCGCGGGCACGGTGTTCACGGAGAAGATCTTCAACATCGACGGTATGGGACGTGAGGCGTTGGAGGCGGTCATCGACGATGATCTCCCGATCATCTCGGCAACGGTGCTGCTCGCGGCGGTGCTCGTGGTGATCGCGAACGTACTCGTCGATCTGGCCTATTCGGTGATCGACCCGAGGGTGCGGCTGTCATGA
- a CDS encoding ABC transporter ATP-binding protein — protein sequence MNDVTAAPGDEPFVVVEDLTVRFPTADGLVNAVTGLSYSVEMGKTLGVVGESGSGKSVSNMAILGLHDPRRTQIDGSIRVGGTEIVGLSRRQLQRIRGNDVAMIFQDALAALHPFHRVGRQIGESYGAHHPSASKRDARRRAIEMLDRVGIPQPDRRVDDYPHQFSGGMRQRAMIAMALVNDPKVLIADEPTTALDVTVQAQILDLLQDLQRDFGSAIIMITHDLGVIAEMADDVLVMYAGRAVEYGTCKTILSEPRMPYTWGLLESVPDLDSDPTAQLLSIPGLPPSMLAPPSGCPFHPRCRYTDEVAGELCVRELPVLDTVGDGHLSRCHLGEKAAGLAEAGRREELT from the coding sequence GTGAACGACGTGACCGCTGCGCCGGGGGACGAGCCGTTCGTCGTCGTCGAGGATCTGACCGTTCGCTTCCCGACGGCCGACGGGCTGGTCAACGCGGTGACCGGACTGTCGTACTCCGTCGAGATGGGCAAGACGCTCGGCGTGGTGGGGGAGTCGGGTTCGGGCAAGTCGGTGTCCAATATGGCGATCCTCGGCCTGCACGATCCGCGGCGTACGCAGATCGACGGGTCGATCCGGGTCGGTGGCACGGAGATCGTCGGGCTCTCTCGCCGGCAGCTGCAGCGGATCCGCGGCAATGACGTGGCGATGATCTTCCAGGACGCGCTCGCGGCGCTGCATCCGTTCCACCGGGTCGGCAGGCAGATCGGCGAGTCGTACGGCGCGCATCACCCGTCGGCGTCGAAGCGCGACGCTCGGCGCCGGGCGATCGAGATGCTCGACCGGGTCGGCATCCCGCAGCCCGACCGGCGCGTCGATGACTATCCGCACCAGTTCTCCGGGGGCATGCGGCAGCGGGCGATGATCGCGATGGCGCTGGTCAACGACCCGAAGGTGCTGATCGCGGACGAGCCGACGACGGCGCTCGACGTGACCGTGCAGGCGCAGATCCTCGACCTGCTGCAGGATCTCCAGCGCGACTTCGGTTCGGCGATCATCATGATCACCCACGACCTCGGCGTCATTGCCGAGATGGCCGACGACGTGCTGGTGATGTACGCCGGGCGCGCGGTCGAGTACGGCACCTGCAAGACGATCCTGTCGGAGCCGCGGATGCCGTACACGTGGGGATTGCTGGAGTCGGTGCCCGATCTGGACAGCGATCCGACCGCGCAGCTTCTGTCGATCCCGGGGCTCCCGCCGAGCATGCTGGCGCCGCCGTCTGGGTGTCCGTTCCACCCGCGGTGCCGCTACACCGATGAGGTGGCAGGCGAGCTGTGCGTACGCGAGCTGCCGGTGCTGGACACGGTCGGCGACGGGCACCTCTCGCGTTGTCACCTGGGCGAGAAGGCGGCCGGGCTGGCCGAGGCGGGTCGGCGCGAGGAGTTGACGTAG